In a single window of the Nocardioides sp. genome:
- the pyrE gene encoding orotate phosphoribosyltransferase has protein sequence MATVDTTLAADIDATCRLTGEFTLRSGQVSHEYFDKYLFEADPLLLGRVAREMIQLIPQDTELLGGLEMGGIPIATAVSAIVGTPTLFVRKAAKEYGTCKLAEGPDFAGKRVTLIEDVITTGGAVRDATHALREAGAIVEVVVCAIDRSPEGENPLADVELEVRAVLTKADLDAAREG, from the coding sequence ATGGCCACCGTCGACACCACTCTCGCCGCCGATATCGACGCAACCTGCCGCTTGACCGGGGAGTTCACGCTGCGTTCGGGCCAGGTCAGTCACGAGTACTTCGACAAGTACCTATTCGAGGCCGATCCGCTCCTGCTTGGGCGGGTGGCTCGCGAAATGATTCAACTCATCCCACAAGACACCGAACTTCTCGGGGGTCTGGAGATGGGCGGCATCCCGATCGCGACCGCCGTCAGCGCCATTGTGGGCACGCCGACGTTGTTCGTACGCAAGGCCGCCAAGGAGTACGGCACCTGCAAGCTCGCCGAAGGGCCGGACTTCGCGGGCAAGCGGGTCACCCTGATCGAGGACGTGATCACGACCGGTGGTGCGGTGCGCGACGCGACACATGCCTTACGCGAGGCTGGCGCCATCGTGGAGGTCGTCGTGTGTGCGATCGACCGCTCCCCGGAGGGCGAGAACCCGCTCGCCGATGTCGAACTCGAAGTGCGCGCAGTCTTGACGAAAGCCGACCTGGACGCCGCCCGAGAGGGCTAG